A window from Citrus sinensis cultivar Valencia sweet orange chromosome 3, DVS_A1.0, whole genome shotgun sequence encodes these proteins:
- the LOC102620817 gene encoding uncharacterized protein LOC102620817 — translation MNVDVIGGLQLITVGFLGELIRKLNQMQNGGSSDERDLEKQGNEQEVDNSTDDANSSLRLPTIVISNGESHIEPNGSDKSNSSKGEPPKKDILSRTASSHEQCRVCQQDKEEVLIDLGCQCRGGLAKAHRTCINTWFRTKGSNKCEICQQVAVNVPTPESQPSTNYLVWSIDPTFRSQDRERGCFSPLWVAFSILIGGLLLDVLISITLGVSALPVNIIIGVIVVLGLGTALRLALEFCREWSLRRVVQRVETNVNLGYHPAL, via the exons atgaatgttgaTGTTATTGGAGGATTACAACTAATTACGGTGGGGTTTTTGGGTGAATTGATTCGAAAGTTGAACCAGATGCAGAATGGTGGAAGCAGCGACGAACGAGACCTTGAAAAGCAGGGGAACGAACAAGAAGTTGATAATTCTACCGACGACGCCAATTCATCCTTACGCTTACCTACCATTGTGATTTCTAATGGAGAATCTCATATTGAACCCAATGGCAGTGACAAATCTAACTCTTCAAAGGGCGAACCCCCAAAGAAGGATATCCTGTCGCGGACTGCCAGCTCTCATGAACAATGCAG AGTGTGTCAGCAAGATAAGGAAGAGGTTCTGATAGATCTTGGATGCCAATGTCGCGGTGGCCTTGCGAAAGCCCACCGCACTTGCATAAACACTTGGTTTCGCACAAAAGGATCAAACAAATGTGAGATATGCCA ACAGGTTGCTGTAAATGTACCAACTCCAGAGTCCCAACCAAGT ACAAATTACTTGGTATGGAGTATTGACCCAACCTTCAGATCACAAGATCGTGAAAGG GGATGCTTTAGTCCACTTTGGGTGGCATTCTCGATCCTAATCGGTGGACTCCTCTTGGATGTGTTGATTTCAATAACCCTTGGTGTCTCTGCTCTGCCAGTTAATATTATCATAG GTGTCATTGTTGTGCTTGGACTTGGAACTGCACTTCGACTTGCCTTGGAATTTTGCCGTGAGTGGAGTTTGAGGAGAGTTGTG